The Schistocerca gregaria isolate iqSchGreg1 chromosome 2, iqSchGreg1.2, whole genome shotgun sequence genome contains the following window.
ATTTACCTTAATGAGACTTTCATCAATTGGTTCCGAACTTGTAATAAGTttctataattgttttctttgtcAATAAATGATTTTACACCCCACTGTATAAGTGTATGCAGAATCCTTTATTTTCTATGCTGTTTCCCTTCTTGTTTGTGATAGAACAATAATGTTCTGTTTTCTGTCACTCTAattatttttccttctttattcGTTAGTCTTTTACTGTTTCATGTTCAAATTTTCACTAGTCCATTTCCGTAGCTTTATCCATTTACCAGTTAATCCAGCTGGATGCATCATCTTCGgtcttttaacattttatttttttccaatcttagaatatgttcaaaaattctgaaacaaacttatgttaagaatattggtctataattttgcaggtTCCTTCTTTTACCCTTGCTATATATAGATGTCTcatgcactttcttccatttgcttGGGATTGTGTCTTGGAACAAGACATTCACAATGAATGTAAGTTATGCAAGAGGCCAATGCAAAGATTACTCTTTATAAAGCTGAAATGAGATTCCATCAggatctggtgacttatttgttttcaatgcTTTCAGCTGCTTTTCATCAACAGACACTTATTTCCGTCCCCTCCATGTAGGAGGTTGTTTAGCAGTCAAATGATGATGTGTCTATACAGTTCTCCTCTGTGTGAATGGTTTTTttaaaacacagaatttaaaacttcatctttccTCAGCCATACCAGTCTGGACTGGACTACGAGTGACTGACtagaagcctttgacacatttagtGTTTTTATGTAGGACAATAAGTTTGTGTGGTTCTTGGCAGGATATTTTGGTAATGTATGATGATGGAAGTAATTGTATGCTATTTACATCAACCTTTTTGTAGACACattaatttctactaacttttgcctgttgactttcctgcaatttctttttttaatttcataaatcTTTTTTATCACTCTTCCATATTTTGTTACTAAACAACAGTGGATCTCTTGCACATACTTCTGCAAATTGTGATTTTCAATCAGTTTAAATTTTGCTCATAATTTCTCTACCTGCATCATACTGGAACTTAAATAACTAATTTATTGTCTAAGTAGGATGTTGACTACTACTTATCTTCTCTTTATAGAATAATAACTTTCCTAGCCTTCTAGATGGATATGTTTACTTTAGTAACCATTATAGCTATGATGACATTGCATtttctaatccctgtctctatattgACACTTTGGATAAAATTAGGGTTGTTTGTAGCTATAAGGGCTAAATTTTTTCCACTATATGTGGTGAAAGCATTCAGAACTTTTTCTCAAGACTGTCTGTCAGTCTTTGTCCTAAGATGACAATTCATATGTTCTTGTAAAAATTATTCCTGGATGAAAACAATTACCAGTAAATAAATCATCAGAAAGTAATGCAAGATTCCAGCTTTAGTAACTTTCAGACTCTACTTCAGTCTTGGGCATGTGTTGAGTAGCAAAATATAATGTTTTCAGGTAAGTGCCACTTGATGTTCTAGAGTGATGGCCCTATACACATTATATGCtactgttaaaaacaaagattccaagacttaccaagcgggaaagcgccggcagacaggcacatgaacaaaacacacaaacacacacacagaattacgagctttcgcaactggcagttgcttcgtcaggaaagagggaaggagagggaaaaatgaaaggatgtgggttttaagggagagggtaaggagtcattccaatcccgggagcggaaagacttcccttaagggatatccatccgcacatacacgtgtatgtgtgtgtgtgtgtgtgtgtgtgtgtgtgtgtgtgtgtgtgcgtgtgtgtgtgtgtgtgtgtgtgtgtgcgtgcgcgcgcgcgagtgtacacctgtcctttttttcccctaagggaagtctttccgctcccgtgattggaatgactccttaccctctcccttaaaacccacatcctttcatttttccctctccttccctctttcctgacgaagcaactgccagttgcgaaagctcgtaattctgtgtgtgtgtttgtgtgttttgttcatgtgcctgtctgccggcgctttcccgcttggtaagtcttggaatctttgtttttaatatatttttcccttgtggaagtttctttctattttatttatatgctACTGTGGTGGATGTAGCCTGAGAGCTTGCATTGTTGAGTGGCATAGCGGAGAGATGACAAGTGTGTTAGTTTGGATGCCAGGATACTACCAGTGAATGCCATTCCACATGCAGATAACAGTCTGAATGGAAACTAAGAGCATCATGAAGATGTCAAAGTCTTAAACAATTTTCTCGCTTCATGCAACTCAGCATGCCATATTGCAGCATGACAATTCCCAGTCACAGGACATGAGAATGGTGAAAGCCTTCTTGAAAGAATGCAGCTACCACTGTTTCCAAAGCCTACGCGTTCTTCAGAGATGGCACACATCAAACATGTCTGGAATGTGGTTGCCacctgggattagccgagcggtctaaggcgctgcagtcatggactgtgcggctggtcccggcggaggttcgagtcctccctcgggcatgggtgcgtgtgtttgtctttaagataatttaggttaagtagtgtgtaagcttagggactgatgaccttagcagttaagtcccataatatttcacacacatttgaacattttggaatgTGGTTGGCTGTCAACAATTTTCACAATGTTActgaacacaaaaaaatattttcttaataaaaaAGATGAGTTAACTAGTCATTAATTGTATGTTCTGCGAGGCACATTACCACATTTGCATTATGATAAAtgtcttttaaattaaaaatacataattAAGATAGACTATACAGCATAGTATCTATGGGAACTTTAGTCACTGTCCAGTTATTATGTCATAACACTGTTCTGACCTGTAGAAAACCCAAAGCATACCTTATTATCAATATAGTGTAGGCCATAATTAGGAATTGTTGGTTAGTAAAATGTATAAAAACAAATTGTAATAGTTGCTTCACTCAACTAATGTGTTCCCAGACCTTTTCTGGATTCCTGAGTGCTCTCCTTTATTCTAAGATCCACAGAACATGATGCCTGACTTAATTATGTAGTGTGAGCAGAATGTGCAGATTTTTTGTGTTTCCAAATTTTCTAATTGCATTGACTTTTGTCTTGCTCTGCTCATATGACACTATTGTGTATCTCTTCCTTGAATATATCAGTTGAAATCTCTTACTAAATTTATGTTTGTGTATGGTATTGTCTTTCATCTGtgcattgtttttttcttttgtctttgtaGTCCCAGAATGTATGAATAGTATTATAGAAACCTTTCTGTTTACAGGAACTGACACAAGCATTATATGAGTTCATCTTGTCAAATCTGCATACAGTAGATGATGAAAATAAAGTGGACAGTCTGCAAAACTCGCAATGTAAAGGAAGCAGTTGTTACTTTTTAGGTCTGGAACTAGATCCATTGCTCACTGAAAGAGCAAAAAATAGTAACAGATATGTCTCCAGTATACATTACCATTGTCTCAATTTTATGACTGATGACAAACTAACTGTTCTGAAAACTTATCTTAAACAGCATGGGAAACAAAAATTTGATGTGATATTCTGTTTTTCAGTGACAATGTGGATACATTTAAATTATGGAGATGAAGGGTTGATTAAATTTCTTAAGGACTTATGTGCATGGACAAAAGTTTTAGTGATTGAACCACAACCGTGGAAGTGTTACAGAGCAGCAGCGAGAAGGTTGTGGCGTGCTAAGGGCAAAACCTTTCCTGAATTGGATGCTTTAACAATAAGACACAATGTAGAGACTGAAATTGAAGACATTCTTGAAAAGAAATGTAATTTTAGTAAagtattggaaactacttctgaagactggaaaaggaaaataatatttttcagaagACACGACTCCTAGTAAAATGTGCAGGTGAAAAGTTATCAACATGATTACACCTGTATTCCCATTAGCCTCTCTTTATTTCACTAGATGAAATGCCAGTATTTTTTAAGAGTAAAAGTTATAAACGTCATACACTTTCTGCCCATACAGCATGATGCACTACAATCTAACTTGCAGGGCAGGAAGGTGAGCCAGACCTAGTTCAAATCTGCATGGCACGTTAATGAGTGTTGCTGGTGTACCAGCcaacctggatgtgatttttaagcAGTTTTCCTGGCTCATTTATGCAAATGCTAAGCTGATCCACACTTTCTGCCTCAGATAATGcattacacaaacatttaaaatacaatcacacacagaacaaagtttacacaattTGCAGGCAAGAGATGCACATGGCTTCCCTCCTTTAGGTAACTGATGACTGCAGCAACAAGGAGGGCAGCCCCACGTAATAAAATGAAATCTCTGAAACTTGGGTGCAATAGAGCCAGAATCTACATCATGATAAACACTAAATataagaagaatattctaagtcaCACACTTACGTGAACACTTATTGTCCTATATAAAGTATTCCACCTTCATCTGCTTGCATTTCATTCTTCCTTCTTTTAATGATGGAAAAAATTGTATTGTAAACTTTGGTTTTTTGTTTAACTTGCCCATATGAAACACATTTCAGAATCTTTCTGCAAGTTTTCACCATCAGTACCTTaaataatatctctctctctctctctctctctctctctctctctctctctctctctctctggctgtgtgtgtgtgtgtgtgtgtgtgtgtgtgtgtgtgtgtgtgtgtgtgtgtgagagagagagagagagagagagagtgagagtagtagtagtagtagtagtagtagtagtagtagtagtagtagtagtaccaccAGTCTAAGGTTCTAGTAAAGAAAAGGGAGGAAAAACGAAAACTCATATACAAATGATATTTATTCTTTATAATTTTCATTGCTTACTTCCAATTGTTTGTTGCCTTCAGAGTGTATGTGAGTCACAGGAGCACTGTGCATTCACTGCTAACCTTCCATGTTATGTGCAAAGCTACCCCAAGTGGAAGGGGCAGAATGTAAGTCAGAATGATTTTGAGAGTTATAaacagccatttccagtcaatggaaaATGCTCAGAAACCATTGTCTCATCATGATTGTACCATGTTTGAACAACTCAAAATCTGTTTGGGAAGTGTGGAGCTCAACTTGATGTCTGAACATTGGATTTAGGTTTCCCATTGTTCCCCAGAATAACAAGTGAATGCTAAGTAGATACATTAATCAAGGTTATGCCCAATACTTTTTCCACCTATATTTCTCCAGTTGTAACTGATGTTAGACTGCAATAAGCTGACTGTTAATAgtgtgttaaactctaatcttgagATGCACGATTATTAAATGTTTCTGCCAGCTTTAATATACCATGCAGCTTAGAGGTTAAGTCTACTCTGCAGTAGAGTTGAAAAGGTGCAATACATATCTAGTGATCTCATTTTTCTGTGCTATCTGAtgtcttctttttaaaaaaaagtcccgTATTCTGCCAAAAGATGCTgtgttgtctactttgacagactaaagtgacattttttgagtacaatcAAGCTGTAGAACATTACTTATGCACATCACCGTGCTTCCACATctttgatttttttatatttttctatacAAAATTTGTGACAGAGGCACTATGAATTTCATAAATATTGAATATAGTTTTGTGGGAAATGTATTAACATAGCATAGTTCGGTAagcagaggggaaaaaaataatatttcagtgcAGAATCATATTCTGTGTAACAGAATTTTTTAGAATAGTTTGTTAAAAATGAGCTAGTCACAGTTAATACCCACGCACAATGATAGAATACCCCATGCATCAAATTCGGTACAGTTCCTATAGTAGTTTGTCAAGTGAGAGACTTGGTGGAAGAGAATAATCCTTGAAATCTGACATGTTTTCATTGGCATTATGTTGTTATTAACAATTGAATATCACTTTCATTCTCACGTAACAGATATTCATCATGACTGTGGGTGTTAAAGACCTTTCTGTGTGGAATGGTAATTTTGTCCAGATTTCTCGAGTTGTCCAAAAAAGATCACAAAGAACGTCAATGAAACATAGCTTGTTGGAATGCAAAGTTCTCCTTTGGTGAAACATTGCATTTCCAAGGGCTCACCAAAGCCGTGTCTGTGTGGGATTCTTTTGTGAAATAATCAATTAAGCTGTCTCTTGCACTACACTAAAGACAACATGAAACATTGACCGTGGAAGACTATACTGTATAGAAATGAAACATGAGGACTGTAAATACAGAAGACATTTGAAATGTGTTTATTCAGGAGGGCTTCAAAAGTTCTGTGAACAGAACAGTGAAATGGAAAAGTATTAATTTTGACAGATCCACTAGAGAGCTTGGTGGAAAAACTGTTCTAGAAGAAGGAACTGGTGGACGATGCTCTTCCCAAACCTGAGGGCAGAATGTGTGAGAAAAGACAGACATTGAGCACATTGCATAAATCATTGGTATGTTTGGATAGGTTTGATATGGAAGCATGTGGAACTCCACTGAGGGTCCTCT
Protein-coding sequences here:
- the LOC126333847 gene encoding probable RNA methyltransferase CG11342 isoform X1, whose protein sequence is MRLKENDPGAAQYGNFINYYQFHPTEARIKSLPTDVWNVNAGEDMICLDVGSNSGELTQALYEFILSNLHTVDDENKVDSLQNSQCKGSSCYFLGLELDPLLTERAKNSNRYVSSIHYHCLNFMTDDKLTVLKTYLKQHGKQKFDVIFCFSVTMWIHLNYGDEGLIKFLKDLCAWTKVLVIEPQPWKCYRAAARRLWRAKGKTFPELDALTIRHNVETEIEDILEKKCNFSKVLETTSEDWKRKIIFFRRHDS
- the LOC126333847 gene encoding probable RNA methyltransferase CG11342 isoform X2 produces the protein MRLKENDPGAAQYGNFINYYQFHPTEARIKSLPTDVWNVNAGEDMICLDVGSNSGELTQALYEFILSNLHTVDDENKVDSLQNSQCKGSSCYFLVTMWIHLNYGDEGLIKFLKDLCAWTKVLVIEPQPWKCYRAAARRLWRAKGKTFPELDALTIRHNVETEIEDILEKKCNFSKVLETTSEDWKRKIIFFRRHDS